A single region of the Chryseobacterium culicis genome encodes:
- a CDS encoding TSUP family transporter, translated as MSNSLYPIFLKLENLSLLIIGGGKVALEKLESVLGNSPETSIKLVAKEIIPEVRTLQNQFSNITLHERSYNDHDFNDMDLAIIAVNDIVLAGEIREKAQQNNVLVNIADKPDLCDFYLGSIVKKGSLKIAISTNGKSPTIAKRLRETFTEIIPDEMDHVLDNMQNIRNQLTGDFNYKVKELNKITTEYLSDGKVASKPDREIEKLINITKTAQRKANIYLAIIGVLLLFGLFGLVVYQFNLSGDIQYFLNKDGHIFYWMLFAGFMAEIVAGSMGMGYGVICTTILLLLNVPPPVVSASIHSAESFTTAAGSFSHYKLGNVNKKMVWVLFPLAIVGSVIGALTLSHYGEHYAHIVKPIIACYTLYLGVNILRNAFKDKKSGQGKTKRRTNLRVLGLVGGFIDSFAGGGWGPLVTGTLIKEGRIPRYVVGSSTVAKFLLTITSAVTFIFTIGIHHWNIVLGLLLGGVFTAPFSAMLTSKLPTKKMFVVVGMVVIAMSLITITKSVLS; from the coding sequence ATGAGCAATTCTTTATATCCCATATTTTTAAAACTTGAAAACCTTTCACTATTGATCATCGGTGGTGGAAAGGTAGCTCTTGAAAAACTGGAATCCGTACTGGGTAATTCACCTGAAACATCCATCAAACTGGTAGCAAAAGAAATTATCCCTGAAGTCAGAACCTTACAAAATCAGTTCTCCAATATCACTCTTCACGAAAGGTCATACAATGATCATGATTTTAATGATATGGATCTTGCAATTATTGCGGTAAATGATATTGTACTGGCAGGAGAGATCAGAGAAAAAGCACAACAAAATAATGTATTAGTCAATATTGCTGACAAACCGGATTTGTGTGATTTCTATTTAGGTTCCATTGTCAAAAAAGGAAGCCTTAAAATTGCCATTTCCACCAATGGAAAATCTCCGACTATCGCTAAAAGATTAAGAGAAACTTTTACTGAAATCATCCCTGACGAAATGGATCATGTTCTGGATAATATGCAGAATATCCGAAATCAATTGACAGGAGATTTCAATTACAAAGTGAAAGAACTCAATAAGATCACTACAGAATATCTATCTGACGGAAAAGTTGCTTCAAAACCGGATAGGGAAATTGAGAAACTGATCAATATTACCAAAACAGCTCAGAGAAAAGCCAATATTTATCTTGCCATTATAGGTGTTTTATTGCTTTTTGGATTATTTGGGCTCGTGGTGTATCAGTTCAATCTTTCCGGTGATATCCAATACTTTCTGAATAAAGACGGTCATATTTTTTACTGGATGCTGTTTGCAGGTTTTATGGCAGAAATTGTGGCCGGATCCATGGGAATGGGGTATGGAGTAATATGTACCACCATACTTCTGCTGTTGAATGTACCACCACCTGTAGTGAGTGCAAGCATTCATTCTGCAGAATCATTTACTACTGCAGCCGGAAGTTTCAGTCATTATAAACTGGGAAATGTCAATAAGAAAATGGTGTGGGTATTATTCCCGCTGGCTATTGTAGGTTCTGTTATCGGAGCATTAACGCTTTCTCATTATGGAGAACATTATGCTCATATTGTAAAGCCAATTATCGCCTGCTATACCTTGTATCTTGGGGTAAATATCTTAAGAAATGCATTCAAAGATAAAAAATCAGGGCAAGGTAAAACCAAACGCAGAACCAATCTCAGAGTATTAGGATTGGTAGGTGGTTTTATTGATTCTTTTGCAGGAGGCGGATGGGGACCATTAGTAACCGGAACATTGATCAAAGAAGGACGAATTCCCCGATATGTAGTGGGAAGCTCAACTGTTGCCAAGTTTTTACTTACCATAACCAGTGCAGTTACCTTCATCTTTACCATTGGTATCCATCACTGGAATATTGTTTTGGGGCTTTTGCTGGGTGGTGTTTT